A single genomic interval of Penaeus monodon isolate SGIC_2016 chromosome 30, NSTDA_Pmon_1, whole genome shotgun sequence harbors:
- the LOC119592281 gene encoding glutamate receptor-like (The sequence of the model RefSeq protein was modified relative to this genomic sequence to represent the inferred CDS: added 88 bases not found in genome assembly), producing MIYWRCYTLPLPWLKDADIGLGPFGMSYTRSKVVDFTVPVFLEMLHVLVTRPLPQPDPWGFLAPFTWYVWVGMLISVVAVMLTSALVVRALGRGGPTSVAHHIWAYYSITFSQSLPWVPGGDSLRVVVWTWMFIMLVFMRSYSGALTSLLAVKTIELKYDSLQDVLDDKGLTLIMEGSTALTTHLKTVRDGVYRELAEASRVRAKYVRASEMDVAAYNFLPDGRHAILVEEVVCRKIYSDHFSQTGKCSFYMSTGNFWRLIYAMIVKPKSPLRDLIDARILALREFGIYDRWAGDQMPNMTHCMKTPTKIKLHAPYSLADLWAVFLLLGGGMTLATLAFLCEVSFKRGAGCYDPDL from the exons ATGATTTATTGGCGTTGCTACACATTACCCCTTCCATGGCTTAAGGACGCGGACATCGGCCTCGGTCCCTTTGGCATGTCCTACACCAGGAGCAAAGTGGTCGACTTCACCGTCCCCGTCTTCCTCGAGATGCTCCACGTCTTGGTCACGAGGCCCTTGCCACAGCCCGACCCCTGGGGCTTCCTGGCGCCATTCAC ATGGTACGTGTGGGTTGGCATGCTCATCTCCGTCGTGGCCGTGATGCTGACGAGTGCCCTGGTGGTACGCGCGCTCGGCCGGGGAGGACCAACATCCGTTGCACACCACATCTGGGCTTACTACAGCATCACCTTTTCCCAGA CGGTGCCCTCACCTCCCTGTTGGCTGTGAAGACCATAGAGCTGAAGTACGACTCCCTGCAGGACGTGCTGGACGACAAGGGCCTCACGCTCATCATGGAGGGCTCCACGGCGCTCACGACCCACCTCAAG ACCGTGAGGGACGGCGTGTACAGGGAGCTAGCTGAGGCGTCTCGAGTGAGGGCGAAGTACGTGAGGGCGAGCGAGATGGACGTGGCGGCCTACAACTTCCTTCCCGATGGACGACACGCCATCCTGGTCGAAGAAGTTGTGTGCAGGAAGATATACTCGGATCACTTCAGCCAGACGG GGAAATGTAGCTTCTACATGTCCACGGGCAATTTCTGGAGATTAATTTACGCCATGATTGTGAAGCCGAAAAGTCCCCTTCGCGACCTCATTGATGCAAG GATCCTGGCCCTTCGAGAGTTTGGCATCTACGACAGGTGGGCTGGAGATCAGATGCCCAATATGACCCACTGCATGAAGACGCCGACGAAAATCAAGCTGCATGCACCTTATTCTCTGGCTGATCTCTGG GCCGTGTTCCTCCTCCTGGGCGGCGGAATGACCCTGGCCACTCTCGCCTTCCTTTGTGAGGTTTCATTCAAAAGGGGAGCCGGCTGCTACGACCCGGATTTGTAG